The Gimibacter soli genome includes a region encoding these proteins:
- a CDS encoding sensor domain-containing phosphodiesterase, with protein MSKIPERFVGYAFCVGDLLLELDRDFTILSADGASQSLLGKVPGPLVGKNFMSLMGASDRKILETTAKTLSGKKMRSGPFTVKVGQAEKDREPFSIFIGALPMRDDRLYLVMARPHRIGLKPETRSSPQSVAEAKADFYENLQTVFKNDPEAQDNMLVTVLQSIGKPFTENQQAEVERYLKSCSVGGNLATRLGDDKFALVHEKDEDGSTVALLTHEISEATGVKIDSATIDAHDAHLAEEDSVKALVFSLQQFTRAQKGFALKDLQAECGKMIGDNTKKLKEFRQVLKDGAFSLVFQPIVEFKTGKTHHFEALSRLQLSDVNASPFEMITFAEDVGLIDEFDLAVLRRAISKLAESEKSGHIPKLAVNLSGRSLSDRGFIKKLLLELHNADRYRDNLSLEVTESARIDDLASLGRVLRDIRNAGFKVYLDDFGAGAAGFQYLRELQVDALKIDGVYIRNAVDSAKDRAFLRSMVTLCQDLGIETVGEWVETQAHATLLRDLGVDYGQGYFFGKPVSGLVPARVGKI; from the coding sequence ATGTCGAAGATTCCCGAGCGATTTGTGGGGTACGCGTTCTGCGTCGGCGATCTCCTGTTGGAGCTTGACCGCGATTTCACGATCCTGAGCGCTGACGGGGCGAGCCAAAGCCTTCTCGGCAAGGTGCCGGGGCCGCTCGTTGGCAAGAATTTCATGTCGCTGATGGGCGCGAGCGACCGCAAGATCCTCGAGACAACAGCCAAGACCCTTTCCGGCAAAAAGATGCGCAGCGGGCCTTTCACTGTGAAGGTGGGGCAAGCCGAAAAGGACCGCGAACCTTTTTCCATTTTTATCGGCGCCCTGCCGATGCGGGATGACAGGCTGTATCTGGTGATGGCGCGCCCGCACCGGATTGGCCTGAAGCCGGAAACCCGTTCGTCGCCGCAATCTGTCGCTGAAGCCAAGGCAGACTTCTATGAAAATCTGCAGACGGTTTTCAAGAACGACCCGGAAGCGCAGGACAATATGCTTGTTACTGTGCTGCAATCGATCGGCAAGCCTTTCACCGAGAACCAGCAGGCAGAGGTAGAACGTTATCTGAAATCCTGTTCGGTCGGCGGCAACCTTGCCACCCGGCTCGGGGATGACAAGTTCGCGCTGGTGCATGAAAAGGACGAGGACGGTTCGACCGTTGCCCTGTTGACGCATGAGATCAGCGAGGCGACGGGCGTGAAGATCGATAGCGCCACTATCGACGCCCATGACGCGCACCTCGCCGAAGAAGACAGCGTCAAGGCGCTGGTCTTCAGCCTGCAGCAATTCACCCGCGCCCAGAAGGGCTTTGCGCTGAAGGACCTGCAGGCCGAATGCGGCAAGATGATCGGCGACAATACGAAGAAGCTGAAGGAATTCCGGCAGGTACTGAAGGACGGTGCCTTCTCGCTCGTCTTCCAGCCGATTGTGGAGTTCAAGACCGGCAAGACCCACCATTTCGAGGCGCTCTCCCGACTGCAGCTGAGCGACGTGAATGCCTCGCCCTTTGAGATGATCACCTTTGCCGAGGACGTGGGGCTGATTGACGAGTTCGATCTGGCTGTGCTGCGCCGGGCCATCTCAAAGCTCGCTGAATCGGAGAAGTCAGGCCATATCCCGAAGCTTGCGGTAAACTTGTCCGGCCGATCACTTTCGGATCGCGGCTTCATCAAGAAGCTCCTCTTGGAACTCCATAATGCTGACCGCTACCGTGATAACCTCTCGCTGGAAGTGACTGAGTCCGCCCGGATTGATGATCTAGCCTCCCTTGGTCGAGTATTGCGGGATATCCGCAATGCAGGCTTCAAGGTCTATCTGGACGACTTCGGCGCCGGGGCGGCGGGCTTCCAGTATCTGCGCGAATTGCAGGTGGATGCCCTGAAGATTGACGGTGTTTATATCCGCAACGCGGTTGACAGCGCCAAGGACCGCGCCTTCCTGCGCAGCATGGTCACGCTTTGCCAGGACCTTGGCATCGAAACGGTGGGGGAATGGGTGGAAACCCAGGCCCACGCGACGCTACTGCGCGATCTTGGCGTCGACTACGGCCAGGGCTATTTCTTCGGCAAGCCCGTCTCCGGGCTGGTGCCTGCCCGCGTCGGCAAGATCTGA